In Hyphomicrobium denitrificans 1NES1, one DNA window encodes the following:
- a CDS encoding APC family permease, translated as MNQATAVHGEKISLLRVLGPAHVWALGVGIVLVGEYMGWNFAVGKGGAIAALIACWAAGLLYTCVAMIDSEVTSTVAAAGGQYAQSKHIIGPLMAFNVGLYLVFAYTMLEAANAITLGYLVQTVGQMAGFAEAHDKPFIVLTIMFLAWLNYRGVYATLTVNLILTAIAFIAIVILFTAVKPWSTELLNHKEILNGLPYGWIGVLASLHFGLWYYLGIEGTCQAAEEVRSPARSLPLGTMTGIMTLLIAATMTWYLCAGLMPWEYLGQATTPLFDAARLTSSMPLMVLLFVGTMFSTLASANGCINDASRAWFSMGRDRYLPTWFGAVHPKNRTPFRSIVFLVPVALIFAYFAPLDQVITFSILSGLLEYTYMSIQVIFFRQMWPLDSIKRGYVHPFHPLPALVLLAICSTTYFAVFLGYGTQLIAMMVFFIVASLWFHFHRYKYVRRGDQFTMNWPRPRGY; from the coding sequence ATGAACCAGGCGACAGCCGTTCACGGAGAGAAGATTTCTCTTCTCCGCGTTCTAGGCCCAGCTCACGTGTGGGCATTGGGCGTCGGCATCGTGCTCGTCGGCGAGTACATGGGCTGGAACTTCGCAGTTGGCAAAGGCGGCGCAATTGCTGCCTTGATCGCCTGCTGGGCAGCCGGCCTGCTTTATACCTGCGTCGCCATGATCGACTCGGAAGTGACGTCCACCGTCGCTGCCGCCGGCGGTCAATATGCGCAGTCGAAACACATCATCGGACCGTTGATGGCGTTCAACGTCGGCCTCTATCTCGTGTTCGCATACACGATGCTCGAGGCGGCGAATGCCATCACGCTCGGCTACCTCGTCCAGACAGTCGGACAAATGGCCGGATTCGCCGAAGCGCATGACAAGCCGTTCATCGTCTTGACCATCATGTTTTTGGCCTGGCTCAACTACCGAGGTGTCTACGCGACCTTGACGGTGAATCTGATCCTCACCGCCATAGCGTTCATCGCCATCGTCATCCTGTTCACAGCAGTGAAGCCGTGGTCGACCGAATTGCTCAATCATAAGGAAATCCTGAATGGACTGCCTTATGGCTGGATCGGCGTCCTTGCATCGCTGCATTTCGGTCTCTGGTATTATCTTGGGATCGAAGGAACGTGTCAGGCTGCCGAAGAAGTCCGGTCACCAGCACGATCGCTGCCACTCGGAACGATGACCGGCATCATGACGCTGCTCATCGCGGCAACGATGACGTGGTATCTCTGCGCAGGTCTAATGCCATGGGAATACCTCGGCCAGGCAACGACGCCGCTCTTCGATGCCGCTCGGCTGACAAGCTCGATGCCGTTGATGGTGCTGCTGTTTGTCGGAACGATGTTCTCGACGCTGGCCTCGGCCAACGGCTGCATCAACGATGCTTCGCGAGCGTGGTTCTCGATGGGCCGCGACCGCTATCTGCCGACGTGGTTCGGCGCCGTGCATCCGAAGAACAGGACGCCCTTCCGGTCGATCGTGTTCCTGGTGCCTGTCGCGTTGATCTTCGCATACTTCGCGCCGCTTGATCAGGTCATCACCTTCTCGATCCTGTCCGGTCTGCTCGAATATACGTACATGTCGATCCAGGTGATCTTCTTCCGGCAGATGTGGCCGCTTGACTCGATCAAGCGCGGATACGTGCATCCGTTCCATCCGCTGCCGGCACTTGTGCTTCTGGCTATCTGCTCCACGACGTACTTCGCAGTGTTCCTCGGGTATGGCACCCAGCTCATCGCGATGATGGTGTTCTTCATCGTCGCTTCGCTGTGGTTCCATTTCCACCGCTACAAGTACGTCCGGCGCGGCGACCAGTTCACGATGAACTGGCCACGGCCAAGAGGTTACTGA
- the ybgC gene encoding tol-pal system-associated acyl-CoA thioesterase, which yields MTAREWPDLAGRLIRDDSGQRHVLAVRVYFEDTDAGGVVYHASYVRFCERGRTDFLRLLGTDARRLIDGSENREPAAFVVRRMSFDFFRPARMDDLLEVETRVKEIGGASVTLIQTVIRDGKRIAEAEVTVVLISVSGKPLRLSDAVRNAFLAHTQAS from the coding sequence GTGACCGCCCGTGAATGGCCGGATCTTGCGGGCCGCCTCATCCGCGACGACAGCGGGCAGCGCCACGTGCTTGCCGTCCGCGTCTATTTTGAAGATACCGACGCTGGCGGTGTCGTCTATCACGCATCGTACGTGCGTTTTTGCGAGCGAGGCCGCACCGACTTTCTGAGGCTGCTCGGAACCGATGCGCGCCGCTTGATCGATGGCTCCGAAAACCGCGAGCCGGCTGCGTTCGTCGTTCGTCGGATGAGCTTCGACTTCTTCCGCCCCGCACGCATGGACGACCTGCTCGAGGTCGAAACCCGCGTCAAGGAGATTGGCGGCGCGAGCGTCACGCTCATTCAGACGGTCATTCGCGACGGCAAGCGCATCGCCGAAGCCGAGGTGACGGTGGTTCTCATATCGGTATCGGGGAAGCCGCTGCGTTTGAGCGACGCCGTGCGCAATGCTTTCCTCGCGCACACGCAAGCGAGCTAG
- a CDS encoding metallophosphoesterase: protein MISRRDLLKMLAALGLGSTALSSYAVAESFHERVTPYQLTPPGWTPGLNLRLAVLADLHVCEPWMSTDRVAAIVDQTNSLEPDAILLLGDYVVGRTLGRLSTPVRAGSWATALAGLKAPLGVHAVLGNHDWWDEATVQERRAGPTRAGLALEAAGIPVYQNQAIRLQKDGKPFWLAGLGDQWAFWLRAGEDDELAAKNSYRYQGVDDLPHTLAQVTDDAPVVLMAHEPDIFPQVPDRVSLTISGHTHGGQVRIFGFAPVVPSRFGSRYVYGHKIEKGRNLIVSGGLGCSSLPVRLGSPPEIVMIELGSGGEA from the coding sequence ATGATCAGCCGTCGCGACCTGTTGAAGATGCTTGCTGCATTGGGATTGGGCTCCACGGCCCTAAGCAGCTACGCCGTCGCCGAGTCGTTCCATGAGCGCGTGACGCCTTACCAGTTGACACCTCCCGGTTGGACTCCAGGTTTGAATTTGCGCTTGGCAGTGTTGGCGGATCTCCATGTCTGTGAGCCATGGATGTCCACAGATCGGGTCGCGGCAATCGTCGACCAGACGAACAGTCTCGAGCCGGATGCTATCCTGTTGCTCGGTGATTATGTCGTGGGCCGCACCCTCGGGCGATTGTCGACGCCGGTCCGCGCCGGCAGTTGGGCGACCGCACTTGCTGGTCTCAAAGCCCCTCTCGGCGTGCATGCCGTGCTCGGCAATCACGACTGGTGGGATGAGGCGACGGTGCAGGAGCGGCGCGCCGGGCCGACACGTGCCGGACTTGCGTTGGAGGCTGCGGGCATCCCGGTTTATCAGAACCAGGCGATCAGGCTGCAGAAAGACGGCAAGCCGTTCTGGCTCGCGGGTCTGGGTGATCAATGGGCGTTCTGGTTGCGCGCCGGCGAAGACGACGAACTCGCCGCAAAAAATAGCTATCGCTACCAGGGCGTCGACGACCTTCCGCACACGTTGGCGCAGGTCACCGACGATGCTCCGGTGGTCCTGATGGCGCACGAGCCGGATATTTTTCCGCAAGTTCCAGATCGCGTTTCGCTGACTATTTCCGGCCATACGCACGGCGGTCAGGTTCGTATATTCGGCTTTGCGCCCGTGGTGCCGTCGCGCTTCGGATCGCGTTACGTTTACGGCCATAAAATCGAGAAGGGCCGCAATCTGATCGTTTCGGGAGGCCTCGGCTGTTCGAGTTTGCCCGTGAGGCTGGGGTCGCCGCCTGAAATCGTTATGATCGAGCTCGGCAGCGGAGGCGAAGCGTGA
- the ruvB gene encoding Holliday junction branch migration DNA helicase RuvB: protein MTDRLVSSARKDVDAFEATIRPQSLDEFIGQEQARANLRIFITAARGRGDALDHVLFAGPPGLGKTTLAQIMAKELGVGFRATSGPVISKAGDLAALLTNLEERDVLFIDEIHRLNPAVEEILYPAMEDFQLDLMIGEGPAARSVRIDLPKFTLVGATTRAGLLTNPLRDRFGIPVRLNFYSVPELEQVVSRGARVLGANMSSDGAREIAKRSRGTPRIAGRLLRRVRDFAAVDGAVVVNAAVADKALKMLEVDAEGLDALDHRYLGCILNNYEGGPVGIETLAAALSEPRDALEEIVEPFLLQQGFISRTPRGRVLTLKTYRHLGVSGPARTTTPDLPIFDDGGGET from the coding sequence ATGACCGACCGGCTCGTCAGCAGCGCGCGAAAGGACGTGGACGCCTTCGAGGCGACAATCCGCCCGCAGTCGCTCGACGAGTTCATCGGCCAGGAGCAGGCGCGCGCCAATCTCCGTATTTTCATCACGGCGGCACGCGGCCGTGGCGACGCGCTCGACCATGTGCTGTTCGCGGGGCCGCCGGGCCTCGGCAAGACGACGCTGGCGCAGATTATGGCCAAGGAGCTGGGTGTCGGATTCCGCGCGACCTCGGGCCCCGTGATCTCGAAGGCCGGGGACCTCGCGGCGTTGCTGACCAACCTCGAAGAGCGCGACGTGCTCTTCATCGACGAAATCCATCGTCTGAACCCGGCCGTCGAAGAAATTCTCTATCCCGCGATGGAGGATTTCCAACTCGACCTGATGATCGGCGAGGGGCCCGCAGCGCGTTCGGTCAGGATAGACCTTCCGAAATTCACACTCGTCGGTGCGACGACGCGCGCCGGACTATTGACCAATCCACTGCGCGATCGCTTCGGCATTCCGGTGCGGCTGAATTTCTATTCCGTTCCCGAGTTGGAGCAGGTGGTCTCGCGAGGTGCTCGTGTGCTCGGCGCCAACATGTCGAGCGATGGCGCCCGTGAGATCGCCAAGAGATCGCGCGGAACGCCGCGCATCGCCGGGCGTCTGCTTCGCCGCGTGCGCGATTTTGCAGCTGTCGACGGCGCCGTCGTCGTCAACGCAGCGGTCGCGGATAAAGCGCTGAAGATGTTGGAGGTCGACGCCGAAGGCCTCGACGCGCTCGATCATCGCTATCTTGGATGTATCTTGAATAATTACGAGGGCGGCCCGGTGGGCATCGAAACGTTGGCCGCCGCGCTCTCCGAGCCCAGGGACGCACTCGAAGAAATCGTCGAGCCATTTCTCCTGCAGCAAGGATTCATAAGCCGCACGCCGCGTGGTCGGGTTTTGACTCTGAAAACCTACCGCCATCTTGGCGTCAGCGGTCCGGCTCGGACGACTACTCCCGATTTGCCGATCTTTGATGACGGCGGGGGCGAGACTTAA
- the ruvA gene encoding Holliday junction branch migration protein RuvA, producing MIGKLKGKVDAIGESFLVVDVHGVGYEVQASSRTLRNLKPGDDVSLTIDTHVREDAIRLFGFQSEFERSWFRTLQTIQGVGAKVALSVLGVLGPQELANAVALGNWAAVEEAPGVGKKLAQRIVAELKDKTPSLSAVGLPAPAGSIATVVPPVGLAAAESISALTNLGYNPAQANTAVALAARELGDAAETAALIKRALKELAR from the coding sequence ATGATCGGCAAGCTCAAAGGCAAGGTCGACGCCATCGGCGAGAGCTTTCTCGTCGTCGACGTGCACGGCGTCGGCTACGAGGTCCAGGCGTCGTCGCGGACACTACGTAATTTGAAGCCCGGCGACGACGTTTCGCTCACTATTGACACGCACGTGCGCGAGGACGCGATCCGGCTGTTCGGATTCCAGAGCGAATTCGAGCGCAGCTGGTTCCGGACGCTGCAGACGATCCAGGGCGTCGGCGCCAAGGTCGCGCTGAGCGTTCTCGGGGTGCTTGGGCCGCAGGAGCTTGCGAACGCTGTAGCGCTTGGAAATTGGGCGGCGGTCGAGGAAGCACCCGGTGTCGGCAAAAAGCTCGCGCAGCGTATCGTCGCGGAGCTGAAGGATAAGACGCCGTCGTTGTCCGCCGTCGGACTTCCGGCGCCGGCCGGAAGCATCGCGACCGTCGTGCCGCCTGTTGGACTCGCGGCCGCCGAGTCGATCTCGGCACTTACAAACCTCGGCTACAACCCGGCGCAGGCCAACACGGCGGTCGCGCTTGCCGCGCGCGAGCTTGGCGATGCGGCCGAAACGGCAGCGCTGATCAAACGCGCTCTCAAAGAACTGGCGCGATAG
- the ruvC gene encoding crossover junction endodeoxyribonuclease RuvC, whose amino-acid sequence MNGRAIRIIGFDPGLRRTGWGVVESDGVRLIYVASGVITPPKDDDLAYRLSALFDAVTSIIQSFSPSEAAIEETFVNENPRSTLKLGQARGAVLLAPARLGLRVAEYTPNLIKKSVTGTGHAEKQQIQAMISFLLPKATFESADEADALAIAITHAHHRASRQRLASVAAKVVGT is encoded by the coding sequence ATGAATGGACGAGCGATTCGCATCATCGGTTTTGACCCGGGCCTCCGGCGCACGGGCTGGGGTGTCGTCGAAAGCGACGGCGTGCGTCTCATTTACGTGGCCTCCGGCGTGATCACGCCTCCCAAGGATGACGATCTCGCTTACCGCCTGTCTGCGCTCTTCGACGCCGTGACGAGCATCATCCAAAGCTTCAGCCCGTCGGAAGCTGCGATCGAAGAGACATTCGTCAACGAAAACCCACGCTCGACGCTGAAGCTCGGGCAAGCCCGCGGTGCCGTGCTGCTGGCTCCCGCGCGGCTCGGCCTGCGCGTCGCCGAATACACACCGAACCTGATCAAGAAATCCGTGACCGGCACGGGTCACGCCGAAAAACAGCAGATCCAGGCGATGATCTCGTTCCTGCTCCCGAAGGCAACCTTCGAATCCGCCGACGAGGCCGATGCGCTCGCCATCGCGATCACGCACGCGCATCATCGCGCCAGCCGCCAGCGGCTCGCTTCGGTCGCAGCGAAAGTCGTCGGCACATGA